A single region of the Gopherus evgoodei ecotype Sinaloan lineage chromosome 3, rGopEvg1_v1.p, whole genome shotgun sequence genome encodes:
- the CCDC85A gene encoding coiled-coil domain-containing protein 85A isoform X4: protein MSKAADSGGAAPAEDLSKVSDEELLKWSKEELVRSLRRAEAEKMSAMLDHSNLIREVNRRLQLHLGEIRGLKDINQKLQEDNQELRDLCCFLDDDRQKGKKVSREWQRLGRYSAGVMHKEVALYLQKLKELEVRQEEVVKENMELKELCVLLDEEKSGGAGSRSSIDSQISLCQLNATSSYIRDVGDGSSTSSTGSTDSPDHHKHHPNTSPEHLQKSRGEGSPEHQKHRSVSPEHLQKPKSSGSPDHQKHLKGPSPEHHKNVGKGSPEQQKHTSSSPETLPKHILSSSPEHFQKHRPSSSPEHQKHSSGSPEHLQKHTLSGSTEHLQKVRGTSPEHLKQHYVGSPEHFKHLSGGSREGTLRRQVADDMSPHHRSVYNGMNGCVAEAWRCCRFMSWN from the exons ATGTCTAAGGCGGCGGACAGCGGCGGGGCGGCCCCAGCCGAGGACCTGTCCAAGGTGTCCGACGAGGAGCTGCTGAAGTGGAGCAAGGAGGAGCTGGTCCGCAGCCTGCGCAGGGCCGAGGCGGAGAAGATGAGCGCGATGCTGGACCACAGCAACCTCATCCGGGAGGTGAACCGCCGCCTGCAGCTCCACCTCGGCGAGATCCGCGGCCTCAAG gaTATCAATCAGAAGTTGCAAGAAGATAACCAAGAACTGAGAGACCTTTGCTGTTTTCTGGATGATGATAGGCAGAAAGGCAAGAAGGTATCACGAGAGTGGCAGAGATTGGGCAGGTACAGTGCTGGGGTTATGCACAAAGAGGTTGCCTTATATTTACAGAAACTGAAAGAATTGGAAGTGAGACAAGAAGAAGTGGTGAAAGAAAACATGGAACTGAAAGAACTGTGTGTTTTGCTGGATGAAGAGAAAAGTGGTGGAGCAGGCAGCAGGAGTTCCATTGACAGCCAAATCAGCCTCTGCCAGCTAAATGCAACAAGTTCTTACATACGAGATGTTGGTGATGGGAGCAGCACCTCTAGCACTGGAAGTACGGACAGTCCAGACCATCATAAACACCATCCAAATACTAGTCCTGAACATCTCCAAAAAAGTAGGGGCGAGGGAAGCCCTGAGCATCAAAAACATAGGAGTGTTAGCCCAGAGCATCTCCAAAAACCTAAGAGTTCTGGAAGTCCCGATCACCAGAAGCATCTAAAAGGACCAAGTCCAGAACATCATAAAAACGTTGGCAAAGGTAGTCCTGAACAGCAAAAGCACACCAGTAGTAGTCCAGAAACTCTTCCAAAGCACATTTTAAGTAGTAGccctgaacattttcaaaaacatagGCCTAGTAGTAGCCCAGAGCATCAAAAGCACAGCAGTGGCAGCCCCGAGCATCTTCAGAAACACACATTGAGTGGAAGCACAGAACATCTCCAGAAAGTGAGGGGGACAAGCCCTGAGCATCTCAAACAACATTATGTGGGGAGTCCGGAGCATTTCAAACATCTCAGTGGAGGCAGCAGAGAAGGTACCCTGAGGAGACAAGTAGCAGATGATATGTCACCTCATCACAGGAGTGTATACAATGGAATGAATG
- the CCDC85A gene encoding coiled-coil domain-containing protein 85A isoform X5, translated as MSKAADSGGAAPAEDLSKVSDEELLKWSKEELVRSLRRAEAEKMSAMLDHSNLIREVNRRLQLHLGEIRGLKDINQKLQEDNQELRDLCCFLDDDRQKGKKVSREWQRLGRYSAGVMHKEVALYLQKLKELEVRQEEVVKENMELKELCVLLDEEKSGGAGSRSSIDSQISLCQLNATSSYIRDVGDGSSTSSTGSTDSPDHHKHHPNTSPEHLQKSRGEGSPEHQKHRSVSPEHLQKPKSSGSPDHQKHLKGPSPEHHKNVGKGSPEQQKHTSSSPETLPKHILSSSPEHFQKHRPSSSPEHQKHSSGSPEHLQKHTLSGSTEHLQKVRGTSPEHLKQHYVGSPEHFKHLSGGSREGTLRRQVADDMSPHHRSVYNGMNDLESPRPKALQS; from the exons ATGTCTAAGGCGGCGGACAGCGGCGGGGCGGCCCCAGCCGAGGACCTGTCCAAGGTGTCCGACGAGGAGCTGCTGAAGTGGAGCAAGGAGGAGCTGGTCCGCAGCCTGCGCAGGGCCGAGGCGGAGAAGATGAGCGCGATGCTGGACCACAGCAACCTCATCCGGGAGGTGAACCGCCGCCTGCAGCTCCACCTCGGCGAGATCCGCGGCCTCAAG gaTATCAATCAGAAGTTGCAAGAAGATAACCAAGAACTGAGAGACCTTTGCTGTTTTCTGGATGATGATAGGCAGAAAGGCAAGAAGGTATCACGAGAGTGGCAGAGATTGGGCAGGTACAGTGCTGGGGTTATGCACAAAGAGGTTGCCTTATATTTACAGAAACTGAAAGAATTGGAAGTGAGACAAGAAGAAGTGGTGAAAGAAAACATGGAACTGAAAGAACTGTGTGTTTTGCTGGATGAAGAGAAAAGTGGTGGAGCAGGCAGCAGGAGTTCCATTGACAGCCAAATCAGCCTCTGCCAGCTAAATGCAACAAGTTCTTACATACGAGATGTTGGTGATGGGAGCAGCACCTCTAGCACTGGAAGTACGGACAGTCCAGACCATCATAAACACCATCCAAATACTAGTCCTGAACATCTCCAAAAAAGTAGGGGCGAGGGAAGCCCTGAGCATCAAAAACATAGGAGTGTTAGCCCAGAGCATCTCCAAAAACCTAAGAGTTCTGGAAGTCCCGATCACCAGAAGCATCTAAAAGGACCAAGTCCAGAACATCATAAAAACGTTGGCAAAGGTAGTCCTGAACAGCAAAAGCACACCAGTAGTAGTCCAGAAACTCTTCCAAAGCACATTTTAAGTAGTAGccctgaacattttcaaaaacatagGCCTAGTAGTAGCCCAGAGCATCAAAAGCACAGCAGTGGCAGCCCCGAGCATCTTCAGAAACACACATTGAGTGGAAGCACAGAACATCTCCAGAAAGTGAGGGGGACAAGCCCTGAGCATCTCAAACAACATTATGTGGGGAGTCCGGAGCATTTCAAACATCTCAGTGGAGGCAGCAGAGAAGGTACCCTGAGGAGACAAGTAGCAGATGATATGTCACCTCATCACAGGAGTGTATACAATGGAATGAATG